The Xanthomonas indica genome has a segment encoding these proteins:
- a CDS encoding dicarboxylate/amino acid:cation symporter yields MKLVTAWLRIPFWQRVVAGFVLGALAGWALGPTAETWFKPLGDLYVTLIKMIAVPLVFFAVINAISALHGQQSVAKLGGRTFLWFVVTAALAVGVGLAVGTVLQPGAGHLGLRVDSAWTPRDVPSPVQVLLDVVPSNPFYALTGIGTKTNAAGETVLAAGRGSILPVIFFAALLGFAMVKLGERVAEARKLTKQMSEIMIQVTRFVLEMTPLGTFGLIAALVGGYGFGKLLPFGNFVLALYLACAIHIVVVYSGLLLVHGLNPWKFFRGAAPGMQVAFVSSSSFAAMPVALRSITHNLGVNKDYAAFAVPLGASIKMDGCGAIFPALCAVFIAQYTGVPLTANQYFVVLIASVLGSFGTAGVPGTAVVMATVVLSAANLPLEVIGYLYAIDRVLDMMRTMTNVTGQMLVPVLVAKETGLLDRTIYEAAPSNVGLEDPPVDSSGQVR; encoded by the coding sequence ATGAAACTGGTGACGGCCTGGTTACGCATTCCGTTCTGGCAGCGCGTGGTCGCCGGCTTCGTGCTGGGCGCCCTGGCCGGCTGGGCACTGGGGCCGACCGCGGAAACCTGGTTCAAGCCGCTGGGCGATCTGTACGTCACCCTGATCAAGATGATCGCGGTGCCGCTGGTGTTCTTCGCCGTCATCAATGCGATCTCGGCGCTGCACGGGCAGCAGTCGGTGGCCAAGCTGGGCGGGCGCACCTTCCTGTGGTTCGTGGTCACCGCGGCGCTGGCGGTCGGCGTCGGCCTGGCCGTGGGCACTGTGCTGCAGCCGGGCGCCGGCCACCTGGGCCTGCGCGTGGACAGCGCCTGGACCCCGCGCGACGTGCCCAGCCCGGTGCAGGTGCTGCTGGACGTGGTGCCGTCCAATCCGTTCTACGCGCTCACCGGCATCGGCACCAAGACCAATGCCGCCGGCGAGACCGTGCTGGCGGCCGGACGCGGCTCGATCCTGCCGGTGATCTTCTTCGCCGCGCTGCTCGGCTTTGCCATGGTCAAGCTCGGCGAGCGCGTGGCCGAGGCGCGCAAGCTCACCAAACAGATGAGCGAGATCATGATCCAGGTCACCCGCTTCGTGCTGGAGATGACCCCGCTCGGCACCTTCGGCCTGATCGCCGCGCTGGTCGGCGGCTACGGCTTCGGCAAGCTGCTGCCGTTCGGCAACTTCGTGCTGGCGCTGTACCTGGCCTGCGCGATCCACATCGTGGTGGTGTACAGCGGCCTGCTGCTGGTGCATGGCTTGAACCCGTGGAAGTTCTTCCGCGGCGCCGCGCCGGGCATGCAGGTGGCCTTCGTCAGTTCCTCCAGCTTCGCCGCGATGCCGGTGGCGCTGCGCTCGATCACCCACAATCTGGGCGTCAACAAGGACTACGCGGCGTTCGCGGTGCCGCTGGGCGCGAGCATCAAGATGGACGGCTGCGGCGCGATCTTCCCGGCGTTGTGCGCGGTGTTCATTGCCCAGTACACCGGCGTGCCGCTGACCGCCAACCAGTACTTCGTGGTGCTGATCGCCTCGGTGCTGGGCAGTTTCGGCACCGCCGGCGTGCCTGGCACCGCGGTGGTGATGGCCACGGTGGTGCTGAGTGCGGCCAACCTGCCGCTGGAGGTGATCGGCTACCTGTACGCCATCGACCGCGTGCTGGACATGATGCGCACCATGACCAACGTGACCGGGCAGATGCTGGTGCCGGTGCTGGTGGCCAAGGAAACCGGCCTGCTCGACCGCACCATCTACGAGGCGGCGCCGAGCAATGTCGGCCTGGAAGATCCGCCGGTCGACAGTTCCGGCCAGGTGCGTTGA
- a CDS encoding WG repeat-containing protein — protein MFAAFAALGAVPAATAQPAAEACRLGDPNSDRPVVPGCRLGADGRLVLTPQALRHLHFDRDGLALLSVGARFYYVRADGHSLPVITWDNGPDGFTEGLTRGIVDGRIGFYDRQLREVIAPVHDFAWPFAHGVAEVCDGCRAGTPDADGHTPMQGGRWYSIDRHNREVPAPKR, from the coding sequence GTGTTCGCTGCGTTTGCCGCGCTCGGCGCCGTACCGGCGGCCACGGCGCAACCGGCCGCCGAGGCCTGCCGACTGGGCGACCCGAATAGCGACCGGCCGGTGGTGCCGGGCTGCCGGCTCGGCGCCGACGGACGCCTGGTACTGACGCCGCAGGCGTTGCGACACCTGCATTTCGATCGCGACGGCCTGGCGCTGCTGAGCGTCGGCGCACGCTTCTACTATGTGCGCGCCGATGGCCACAGCCTGCCGGTGATCACCTGGGACAACGGCCCGGACGGCTTCACCGAAGGTCTCACCCGCGGCATCGTCGACGGCCGCATCGGCTTCTACGACCGGCAATTGCGCGAGGTGATCGCGCCGGTGCACGACTTCGCCTGGCCGTTCGCGCACGGCGTCGCCGAGGTCTGCGATGGCTGCCGCGCCGGCACACCCGACGCCGACGGTCATACGCCGATGCAGGGTGGCCGCTGGTACTCCATCGACCGCCACAACCGCGAAGTGCCGGCGCCAAAGCGCTGA
- the tilS gene encoding tRNA lysidine(34) synthetase TilS: MSALAAALPDPAPAPLLLGFSGGLDSTVLLHLLAQHPSYRAAGLRALHVHHGLHAEADAWAAQCAQLCAALAVPLQVVRVQVPRDSGDGLEAAARQVRRHAFAQALQPGEWLALAQHRDDQAETFLLRALRASGPDGLAAMQALSDFAGSRLWRPLLAQPRSALHAYARQHGLRWIDDPSNADPGFDRNFLRLQVLPLLRQRWPHADAALARSAELCADAGALLDADDRAVLETLQDAPGAPLSLVALRALPAARRARVLRRWVAQAGLPPLPAAGLAAIERDLLQPRADAAAQFAWHGASVRSWRDTLYAERDPAPWPADWQARWDGRAPLPLPDGRRLHLLADTTLTFDTPLLVRARRGGERLRLPGRAQSQSLKQLLQTQALPPWERQRLPLLFDATQLLAAGPDLLAAPLHAWLQAHAARLALDPLPVPAPASH, encoded by the coding sequence TTGTCCGCCCTCGCCGCCGCACTGCCCGATCCGGCACCGGCGCCGCTGCTGCTCGGCTTCAGCGGCGGACTGGATTCGACCGTGCTGCTGCACCTGCTCGCGCAACACCCCTCCTATCGCGCCGCAGGCCTGCGCGCGCTGCACGTGCACCATGGCCTGCATGCCGAGGCCGACGCCTGGGCCGCGCAGTGCGCGCAGCTGTGCGCCGCGCTGGCGGTGCCGCTGCAGGTGGTGCGGGTGCAGGTGCCGCGCGACAGCGGCGATGGTCTGGAAGCGGCGGCGCGGCAGGTGCGGCGCCACGCCTTCGCGCAGGCGCTGCAGCCCGGCGAATGGCTGGCGCTGGCCCAGCACCGCGACGACCAGGCCGAGACCTTCCTGCTGCGTGCGCTGCGCGCGTCCGGCCCGGATGGCCTGGCAGCGATGCAGGCGCTGTCCGACTTTGCCGGCAGTCGCCTGTGGCGGCCGCTGCTGGCGCAGCCGCGCAGCGCGTTGCACGCCTATGCACGGCAACACGGCCTGCGGTGGATCGACGACCCCAGCAATGCCGATCCCGGCTTCGATCGCAATTTCCTGCGGTTGCAGGTGCTGCCATTGCTGCGCCAGCGCTGGCCGCATGCCGACGCCGCCCTCGCTCGCAGCGCGGAGCTGTGCGCCGACGCCGGCGCGTTGCTGGACGCGGACGACCGCGCGGTACTCGAGACCCTGCAGGATGCCCCCGGCGCCCCACTGTCGCTCGTCGCGCTACGTGCCCTGCCCGCGGCACGGCGCGCGCGCGTGCTGCGGCGCTGGGTCGCGCAGGCCGGGCTGCCACCATTGCCGGCAGCCGGCCTGGCCGCGATCGAACGCGACCTGCTGCAGCCGCGCGCCGACGCCGCGGCGCAGTTCGCCTGGCATGGCGCCAGCGTGCGCAGTTGGCGCGACACGCTGTACGCCGAACGTGACCCCGCCCCCTGGCCTGCCGACTGGCAGGCGCGGTGGGATGGTCGCGCGCCGCTGCCGTTGCCCGACGGCCGCCGCCTGCACCTGCTCGCCGACACCACGCTGACCTTCGACACGCCGTTGCTGGTGCGCGCACGCCGCGGCGGCGAACGCCTGCGCCTGCCCGGGCGTGCACAGTCGCAGTCGCTCAAGCAGCTGCTGCAGACCCAGGCGCTACCGCCGTGGGAGCGCCAACGGCTGCCGCTGCTGTTCGACGCCACGCAGCTGCTGGCCGCCGGCCCGGACCTGCTGGCCGCGCCGCTGCACGCCTGGCTGCAGGCGCACGCCGCACGCCTGGCGCTGGATCCGCTGCCGGTGCCGGCGCCCGCGTCGCATTGA
- a CDS encoding C40 family peptidase → MHNTPVSPRGRRAFPWWLPLLCTAALAACGRHEVRHTRPAPVTVREWPQVAPADPVAANAVLMRALGLVGTPYRYGGNTPESGFDCSGLVAYVYRDMLDLRLPRTSRELAAVQGPRIDPQRLSTGDLVFFGSAGNVTHVGIYVGEGRFVHAPSTGGTVRLDSLDGAYWRDHYTGAKRVLR, encoded by the coding sequence ATGCACAACACGCCAGTTTCGCCGCGCGGCCGCCGCGCGTTCCCGTGGTGGCTTCCGCTGCTGTGCACCGCCGCGCTGGCGGCCTGCGGACGCCACGAGGTCCGCCACACCCGGCCGGCACCGGTGACGGTGCGCGAGTGGCCGCAGGTGGCGCCTGCCGACCCGGTCGCGGCCAATGCGGTGCTGATGCGCGCGCTGGGCCTGGTCGGCACGCCCTACCGCTACGGCGGCAACACCCCCGAGTCCGGGTTCGACTGCAGCGGCCTGGTCGCCTACGTCTATCGCGACATGCTCGACCTGCGGCTGCCGCGCACCTCGCGCGAGCTGGCCGCGGTGCAGGGGCCGCGGATCGACCCGCAGCGCCTGAGCACCGGCGACCTGGTGTTCTTCGGCAGCGCGGGCAATGTGACGCACGTCGGAATTTACGTCGGCGAAGGCCGTTTCGTGCACGCCCCCAGCACCGGCGGGACGGTGCGCCTGGATTCGTTGGACGGGGCCTACTGGCGGGACCATTACACGGGCGCGAAACGGGTTTTGCGTTGA
- a CDS encoding nucleotidyltransferase domain-containing protein, with protein sequence MPAAPTLPTPARALALAQSLLSTRYADAAFGFAAGSILRGEGTHLSDLDLVVVYAHLPAARRESFLVDGVPVEAFVHDPGTLAWFLDEDAARGRPSLLHMIAEGHIVGTTTDAAHTLQAQVAARLQAGPAPLTQAQRDALRYEITDLIDDLCGEHSTAEIVAIGALLHPRLAELALRGRGHWYGSGKWVPRLLARMDPAFGHRFDQAFAALFAKADCAPVLALAQQELAAHGGRLFDGDCRTAPADWRA encoded by the coding sequence ATGCCGGCCGCCCCCACCCTGCCCACGCCCGCACGGGCACTGGCGCTCGCGCAATCGCTGTTGTCCACCCGTTACGCCGATGCGGCCTTCGGCTTCGCCGCCGGCTCGATCCTGCGCGGCGAAGGCACGCACCTGTCCGATCTCGACCTGGTCGTGGTCTATGCGCATCTGCCGGCCGCACGCCGCGAATCGTTCCTGGTCGACGGCGTGCCGGTCGAGGCCTTCGTGCACGATCCAGGCACGCTCGCCTGGTTCCTCGATGAGGACGCAGCGCGCGGCCGTCCCAGCCTGCTGCACATGATCGCCGAGGGCCACATCGTCGGCACCACGACGGACGCGGCCCACACCCTGCAAGCCCAGGTCGCCGCGCGGCTGCAGGCCGGCCCAGCGCCGCTGACGCAGGCGCAACGGGACGCGCTGCGCTACGAGATCACCGACCTGATCGACGACCTGTGCGGCGAGCACAGCACCGCCGAGATCGTCGCGATCGGCGCGCTGCTGCATCCGCGCCTGGCGGAACTGGCACTGCGCGGACGCGGCCATTGGTACGGCAGCGGCAAGTGGGTGCCGCGCCTGCTGGCACGGATGGACCCGGCCTTTGGCCACCGCTTCGACCAGGCCTTCGCCGCACTGTTCGCCAAGGCCGACTGTGCGCCGGTGCTGGCCCTGGCGCAGCAGGAACTGGCCGCGCACGGCGGCCGCCTGTTCGATGGCGACTGCCGCACCGCGCCGGCGGACTGGCGCGCGTAG
- a CDS encoding polyprenyl synthetase family protein: protein MAADAAFAHWRERVEAGLQAQLPAATLAPQRLHAAMRHATLGGGKRMRPLLVYASGALFGADAARLDAPALAVELIHAYSLVHDDLPAMDDDALRRGQPTVHIAFDEATAILAGDALQSLAFALLANAEDAAPTLRVQWLQTLAEAAGAAGMCGGQALDIDATGRVQALPELQRMHALKTGALIRASVRLGALGGGADAAALAQLDSFASALGLAFQVRDDILDVEASSEQLGKTAGKDAAQAKSTYPALLGMDGAKAKLAELAQAMQDSLHGYGGSADALAALARLAVDRAH, encoded by the coding sequence ATGGCGGCTGACGCGGCGTTCGCGCACTGGCGCGAGCGGGTCGAAGCCGGCCTGCAGGCGCAGTTGCCGGCGGCGACGCTGGCACCGCAACGTCTGCACGCGGCGATGCGCCACGCCACCCTCGGCGGCGGCAAGCGCATGCGTCCGCTGCTGGTGTACGCCAGCGGCGCGCTGTTCGGCGCCGACGCTGCGCGCCTGGACGCGCCGGCGCTGGCGGTGGAACTGATCCACGCCTATTCGCTGGTCCACGACGACCTGCCGGCGATGGACGACGACGCCCTGCGCCGCGGCCAGCCCACCGTGCACATCGCTTTCGACGAAGCCACCGCGATCCTCGCCGGCGATGCGCTGCAGAGCCTGGCGTTCGCGCTGCTGGCCAACGCCGAGGACGCTGCGCCGACGCTGCGCGTGCAGTGGCTGCAGACCCTGGCCGAGGCCGCCGGTGCGGCCGGCATGTGCGGCGGCCAGGCGCTGGACATCGACGCCACCGGCCGCGTGCAGGCACTGCCCGAGCTGCAACGGATGCATGCGCTGAAGACCGGCGCGCTGATCCGCGCCAGCGTGCGCCTGGGCGCGCTCGGCGGCGGCGCCGACGCCGCGGCGCTCGCGCAGCTGGACAGCTTCGCCAGCGCGCTGGGCCTGGCCTTCCAGGTGCGCGACGACATCCTCGACGTGGAAGCCAGCTCCGAACAGCTCGGCAAGACCGCCGGCAAGGACGCAGCGCAGGCCAAATCCACCTACCCCGCCCTGCTGGGCATGGACGGCGCCAAGGCCAAGCTGGCCGAACTGGCGCAGGCGATGCAGGACAGCCTGCACGGCTATGGCGGCTCCGCCGATGCGCTGGCGGCGCTGGCGCGGCTGGCGGTCGACCGCGCGCACTGA
- a CDS encoding exodeoxyribonuclease VII small subunit yields the protein MPKKPQDDASPVARFEQSLEELEVLVEKMEAGDLSLEQSLSAYERGVGLYRQCQQALEQAELRVRLLSDPEQPDSAEPFEPVPPHGG from the coding sequence ATGCCCAAGAAGCCTCAAGACGATGCCTCCCCGGTCGCCCGCTTCGAGCAGTCGCTCGAAGAACTGGAAGTGCTGGTGGAGAAGATGGAAGCCGGCGACCTGAGCCTGGAACAGTCGCTCAGCGCCTACGAGCGCGGTGTGGGCCTGTACCGGCAATGCCAGCAGGCGCTGGAGCAGGCCGAGTTGCGCGTGCGCCTGCTCAGCGATCCCGAGCAGCCCGACAGCGCCGAACCCTTCGAGCCCGTGCCGCCCCATGGCGGCTGA
- a CDS encoding acyl-CoA thioesterase, translated as MSGTQRELTFRFLAEPIDVNYGGKVHGGVVMKWIDQVGYAAAVGWSGHYSVTVAVGGIRFVSPIRISDMVTVSAKLVHTGTSSMHFAIEVRARDPMGGEPRLCTHCIIVFVALDGVEGRPTAVPAWHPDTPEDHRLAEYAQKVMELSKGIEDTIAHYHG; from the coding sequence ATGAGCGGCACCCAACGCGAACTGACCTTCCGCTTCCTGGCCGAGCCGATCGACGTCAACTACGGCGGCAAGGTCCACGGCGGCGTGGTGATGAAGTGGATCGACCAGGTCGGCTACGCCGCCGCGGTGGGCTGGAGCGGCCACTACAGCGTGACCGTGGCGGTGGGCGGCATCCGCTTCGTGTCGCCGATCCGCATCAGCGACATGGTCACGGTCAGCGCCAAGCTGGTCCACACCGGCACCAGCAGCATGCATTTCGCCATCGAGGTGCGCGCCCGCGATCCGATGGGCGGCGAGCCGCGCCTGTGCACGCATTGCATCATCGTGTTCGTGGCCCTGGACGGCGTCGAAGGCCGGCCGACCGCGGTCCCGGCCTGGCATCCGGATACCCCGGAAGACCATCGCCTGGCCGAGTACGCGCAGAAGGTGATGGAGCTGAGCAAGGGCATCGAGGACACCATCGCCCACTACCACGGCTGA
- a CDS encoding C40 family peptidase gives MTTEAQTSPGKTAVPRRTAFRLFCTASLCFSALPALAQTAPADTVVPEAIATVAPAPAQVGAAATTAPAAAQTSNTIAAAKPAAASQTPAAPSRSKADAAATATLAALLPHLAANDTIPLMDRSAMFAGDISRLLANYDVSQPVPREGVVPGGDKVQSVLKRAMALLGTPYRWGGEDTEGFDCSGLVGYVFRTALGIELPRVSREMAREANAQLIKDRDALAPGDLVFFGRKGRVDHVGLYVGEGRFLHAPSRGKDVRVDTLTSGYWGEKFVQARRVAM, from the coding sequence GTGACGACCGAAGCCCAGACCTCTCCAGGCAAGACCGCCGTTCCCCGCCGGACCGCTTTCCGCCTCTTCTGCACCGCCTCGCTCTGTTTCTCGGCCCTCCCGGCCCTGGCCCAGACCGCTCCCGCCGACACCGTCGTCCCGGAAGCGATCGCGACCGTCGCCCCCGCTCCGGCCCAGGTCGGCGCCGCCGCGACCACCGCCCCGGCCGCCGCGCAGACCAGCAACACCATCGCCGCGGCCAAGCCGGCCGCCGCCAGCCAGACGCCCGCCGCGCCGTCGCGCAGCAAGGCCGACGCCGCCGCCACCGCCACCCTGGCCGCCCTGCTGCCGCACCTGGCCGCCAACGACACCATTCCGCTGATGGACCGCTCGGCGATGTTCGCCGGCGACATCAGCCGCCTGCTGGCCAACTACGACGTGTCCCAGCCGGTTCCGCGCGAAGGCGTGGTGCCGGGCGGCGACAAGGTCCAGTCCGTGCTCAAGCGCGCCATGGCGCTGCTGGGCACCCCGTACCGTTGGGGCGGCGAAGACACCGAAGGCTTCGACTGCAGCGGCCTGGTCGGCTACGTATTCCGCACCGCGCTGGGCATCGAGCTGCCGCGCGTGTCGCGCGAGATGGCCCGCGAGGCCAACGCCCAGCTGATCAAGGACCGCGACGCGCTGGCGCCGGGCGACCTGGTGTTCTTCGGCCGCAAGGGCCGCGTCGACCACGTCGGCCTGTACGTCGGCGAGGGCCGCTTCCTGCACGCCCCCAGCCGCGGCAAGGACGTGCGCGTGGACACGCTGACTTCGGGCTACTGGGGCGAGAAGTTCGTGCAGGCGCGCCGCGTGGCGATGTAA
- a CDS encoding class I SAM-dependent methyltransferase produces MLVHDALPDDPFEQRYLEVRRREGRLYSDAQVRTLPQPSGALGASYEWRVRAESCRRLLRHLRARGGDGPLLELGCGNGWLSHRLASSLQREVCGVDVNRTELAQAARVFAAAPRLSFVAGDILRLPLPTQRFDVVVVPACLPYFADPRVLIVRLLQLLQHDGELHILDSPFYADAEQARASAARSLHYFSDLGCAELAQQYHQHTDAALDGIVLRRLFDPRRWSARCLRALRWRQPHFPWLCIRKRDNLALAAA; encoded by the coding sequence GTGCTGGTGCACGACGCGTTGCCGGACGACCCGTTCGAGCAGCGGTATCTTGAGGTGCGCCGCCGCGAAGGCCGGCTCTACAGCGACGCGCAGGTGCGCACGCTGCCGCAGCCGTCCGGCGCGCTCGGCGCAAGTTACGAATGGCGGGTGCGTGCCGAATCGTGCCGGCGCCTGCTGCGCCATCTGCGTGCGCGCGGCGGCGACGGGCCGCTGCTGGAACTGGGCTGCGGCAACGGCTGGCTGTCCCATCGCCTGGCCAGCAGCCTGCAGCGCGAGGTCTGCGGCGTCGATGTCAATCGCACCGAACTGGCGCAGGCGGCGCGGGTGTTCGCCGCCGCGCCGCGGCTGAGCTTCGTCGCCGGCGACATCCTGCGCCTGCCGCTGCCGACGCAGCGGTTCGATGTGGTGGTGGTGCCGGCCTGCCTCCCTTACTTCGCCGACCCGCGTGTGCTGATCGTGCGCCTGCTGCAGCTGCTGCAGCACGACGGCGAACTGCACATCCTCGATAGCCCGTTCTATGCCGACGCCGAGCAGGCCCGCGCCAGCGCCGCGCGCAGCCTGCACTACTTCAGCGACCTGGGCTGCGCGGAACTGGCGCAGCAGTACCACCAGCACACCGACGCAGCGCTGGACGGCATCGTGTTGCGCCGGCTGTTCGACCCGCGCCGCTGGTCCGCGCGCTGCCTGCGCGCGCTGCGCTGGCGCCAGCCGCATTTCCCGTGGCTGTGCATCCGCAAGCGCGACAACCTGGCGCTGGCCGCGGCGTAG
- a CDS encoding peptidylprolyl isomerase, translated as MKIEKDRVVRFHYTVSEVGQEPIESSKDRDPLVILVGHGNIIPGLENAMLDKAAGDSFGVDVAAKDAYGEYREGLSQRVPKKHFGAAKLQPGSQVVLQTNFGPRAVTVQKVGMSVVDVDLNHPMAGKDLHFDVEIVDVREASAEEIEHGHVHGDGGHHH; from the coding sequence ATGAAGATCGAAAAAGACCGCGTCGTCCGTTTCCACTACACCGTTTCGGAAGTCGGTCAAGAACCGATCGAAAGCTCCAAGGACCGCGATCCGCTGGTGATCCTGGTCGGCCACGGCAACATCATCCCGGGCCTGGAGAACGCGATGCTGGACAAGGCCGCCGGCGACAGCTTCGGCGTCGACGTGGCCGCCAAGGACGCCTACGGCGAATACCGCGAGGGCCTGAGCCAGCGCGTGCCGAAGAAGCATTTCGGCGCGGCCAAGCTGCAGCCGGGCAGCCAGGTGGTGCTGCAGACCAACTTCGGCCCGCGCGCGGTGACCGTGCAGAAGGTCGGCATGAGCGTGGTCGACGTCGACCTCAACCACCCGATGGCCGGCAAGGACCTGCACTTCGACGTGGAGATCGTCGACGTGCGCGAGGCCAGCGCCGAAGAGATCGAGCACGGCCACGTGCACGGCGACGGCGGCCACCACCACTGA
- a CDS encoding alkaline phosphatase: protein MRLPVSALAAASTLLLGACASAPHAPAASANVAPIVVPAVAHPAGETAAWWYRSGAAKAANNGAMRGKAKNVILFLGDGMSLTTVAAARILDGQRKGASGEENQLSWEAFPATALSKTYNTDSQTPDSAGTMTSITTGVKTHMGAIGVAAGKRDACADSLGKQLLSWLELADSAGMGTGIVTTTRLTHATPAATYAHVPERNWESDADLPEKAVAEGCRDIAQQMVGARFGRGPQVMLAGGRGQFTTVEQRDPEYDDKVGLRLDGRDLVGEWRQRHPQGAYVWTRGQLEAAQNAPALLGLFEPDHMQFDHDRDRSANGDPSLAEMTRAAIRTLSQDKNGYVLMVEGGRIDHAHHAGNAYRALDETIALSQAVQAAADATSAEDTLIIVTADHSHTLNFVGYPQRGNPILGKVRGTSGEDANTGDLALDGNGQPYATLSYANGPGYTGASNQQPAGVKTFPHAPSSFEPANGRPDLTHVDTESPDFMQEALVPTKAETHGGDDVGIWARGPGSNAFRGSLEENVIYHVIVQATPTLRARLCQAGTCNGDGVPVELPKPAAFMTSAATAQ, encoded by the coding sequence ATGCGCCTTCCCGTTTCCGCTCTCGCCGCCGCCTCCACCCTGCTGCTGGGTGCCTGCGCCAGCGCGCCGCACGCGCCGGCCGCCAGCGCCAACGTCGCGCCAATCGTCGTCCCCGCCGTCGCCCATCCGGCCGGCGAGACCGCGGCGTGGTGGTACCGCAGCGGCGCGGCCAAGGCCGCCAACAACGGCGCCATGCGCGGCAAGGCCAAGAACGTGATCCTGTTCCTGGGCGACGGCATGAGCCTGACCACGGTCGCCGCCGCGCGCATCCTCGACGGCCAGCGCAAGGGCGCCTCCGGCGAGGAGAACCAGCTGTCGTGGGAGGCGTTCCCCGCCACCGCGCTGAGCAAGACCTACAACACCGATTCGCAGACGCCGGATTCGGCCGGCACCATGACCTCGATCACCACCGGGGTGAAGACCCACATGGGCGCGATCGGCGTGGCCGCCGGCAAGCGCGACGCCTGCGCCGACAGCCTCGGCAAGCAGTTGCTGAGCTGGCTGGAACTGGCCGACAGCGCCGGCATGGGCACCGGCATCGTCACCACCACCCGCCTCACCCACGCCACCCCGGCCGCGACCTATGCGCACGTACCCGAGCGCAACTGGGAAAGCGATGCCGACCTGCCGGAGAAGGCGGTCGCCGAGGGCTGCCGCGACATCGCCCAGCAGATGGTCGGCGCGCGCTTCGGCCGCGGCCCGCAGGTGATGCTGGCCGGCGGCCGCGGGCAGTTCACCACCGTCGAACAGCGCGACCCGGAGTACGACGACAAGGTCGGCCTGCGCCTGGATGGCCGCGACCTGGTCGGCGAATGGCGCCAGCGCCATCCGCAGGGCGCCTATGTGTGGACCCGCGGGCAACTGGAGGCGGCGCAGAACGCGCCGGCGCTGCTGGGCCTGTTCGAGCCGGACCACATGCAGTTCGACCACGACCGCGACCGCAGCGCCAACGGCGACCCGAGCCTGGCCGAGATGACCCGCGCCGCGATCCGCACCCTGTCGCAGGACAAGAACGGCTACGTGCTGATGGTCGAAGGCGGACGCATCGACCACGCGCACCACGCCGGCAACGCCTACCGTGCGCTGGACGAGACCATCGCGCTGTCGCAGGCGGTGCAGGCCGCGGCGGACGCGACCTCGGCCGAGGACACGCTGATCATCGTCACCGCCGACCACTCGCATACGCTGAACTTCGTCGGCTATCCGCAGCGCGGCAACCCGATCCTGGGCAAGGTGCGCGGCACCAGCGGCGAGGACGCCAACACCGGCGACCTGGCGCTGGACGGCAACGGCCAGCCCTACGCCACGCTCAGCTACGCCAACGGCCCCGGCTACACCGGCGCCAGCAACCAGCAGCCGGCCGGGGTCAAGACCTTCCCGCATGCGCCGAGCAGCTTCGAGCCGGCCAACGGCCGTCCCGACCTGACCCATGTCGACACCGAAAGCCCGGACTTCATGCAGGAAGCGCTGGTGCCGACCAAGGCCGAGACCCATGGCGGCGACGACGTCGGCATCTGGGCGCGCGGCCCCGGCAGCAATGCGTTCCGCGGCAGCCTGGAGGAGAACGTGATCTACCACGTGATCGTGCAGGCCACGCCGACCCTGCGCGCGCGGCTGTGCCAGGCCGGCACCTGCAACGGCGACGGCGTACCGGTGGAGCTGCCCAAGCCGGCGGCCTTCATGACCAGCGCCGCGACTGCGCAATGA